From one Perca fluviatilis chromosome 10, GENO_Pfluv_1.0, whole genome shotgun sequence genomic stretch:
- the LOC120566850 gene encoding TBC1 domain family member 2A-like, which yields MLQVVFRYTLALCYRLCSGTLWLYVTGCVQVHSGFMLQVVFRYTLALCCRLCSGTLWLYVAGCVQVHSGFMLQVVFRYTLALFKYKEDEILKLRDSVEIYQYLRFFTKTISDGRRLSSIAFSDMNPFPGRLLRNRRALHRERVHGELKELEEQQRQFAAEDAAEDAAEDARRKDKGLDAAISEDDDEV from the exons ATGTTACAGGTTGTGTTCAGGTACACTCTGGCTTTATGTTACAGGTTGTGTTCAGGTACACTCTGGCTTTATGTTACAGGTTGTGTTCAGGTACACTCTGGCTTTATGTTGCAGGTTGTGTTCAGGTACACTCTGGCTTTATGTTGCAGGTTGTGTTCAGGTACACTCTGGCTTTATGTTGCAGGTTGTGTTCAGGTACACTCTGGCTTTATGTTGCAGGTTGTGTTCAGGTACACTCTGGCTCTGTTTAAATACAAAGAGGACGAGATCCTGAAGCTCCGGGACAGCGTGGAGATCTACCAGTACCTACGCTTCTTCACCAAGACCATCTCCGACGGCCG GCGTCTGAGCAGCATTGCGTTCAGCGACATGAACCCGTTCCCCGGCCGGCTGCTGAGGAACCGGCGAGCGCTGCATCGGGAGCGCGTGCACGGCGAGCTGAAGGAGCTCGAGGAGCAGCAGAGACAGTTCGCCGCCGAGGACGCCGCCGAGGACGCCGCCGAGGACGCACGCCGCAAAGACAAAGGCCTGGACGCCGCTATCAGCGAGGACGACGACGAAGTCtga
- the LOC120566848 gene encoding ribosome-binding protein 1-like, whose product MSNVQRQSIPKFWSCKGKPLNRAKGQDTPLNRAKGQDTPLNRAKGQGTPLNRAKGQDTPLNTAKGQSTPLNRAKGQDTPLNRAKGQDTPLNRAKGQSTPLNRAKGQSTPLNTAKGQDTPLNAAKGQGTPLNTAKGQDTPLNTAKGQDTPLNTAKGQDTPLNRAKGQSTPLNRAKGQSTPLNRAKGQGTPLNRAKGQDTPLNRAKGQDTPLNRAKAIPPNLVRNLFNTIS is encoded by the exons ATGTCTAATGTGCAGAGGCAGTCCATTCCAAAGTTTTGGAGCTGCAAAGGCAAACCTCTGAACAGAGCCAAAGGTCAGGACACTCCTCTGAACAGAGCCAAAGGTCAGGACACTCCTCTGAACAGAGCCAAAGGTCAGGGCACTCCTCTGAACAGAGCCAAAGGTCAGGACACTCCTCTGAACACAGCCAAAGGTCAGAGCACTCCTCTGAACAGAGCCAAAGGTCAGGACACTCCTCTGAACAGAGCCAAAGGTCAGGACACTCCTCTGAACAGAGCCAAAGGTCAGAGCACTCCTCTGAACAGAGCCAAAGGTCAGAGCACTCCTCTGAACACAGCCAAAGGTCAGGACACTCCTCTGAACGCAGCCAAAGGTCAGGGCACTCCTCTGAACACAGCCAAAGGTCAGGACACTCCTCTGAACACAGCCAAAGGTCAGGACACTCCTCTGAACACAGCCAAAGGTCAGGACACTCCTCTGAACAGAGCCAAAGGTCAGAGCACTCCTCTGAACAGAGCCAAAGGTCAGAGCACTCCTCTGAACAGAGCCAAAGGTCAGGGCACTCCTCTGAACAGAGCCAAAGGTCAGGACACTCCTCTGAACAGAGCCAAAGGTCAGGACACTCCTCTGAACAGAGCCAAAG CCATTCCGCCAAATTTAGTTCGTAATTTATTCAATACAATTTCCTAA
- the rnf130 gene encoding E3 ubiquitin-protein ligase RNF130, with product MSPQWPRVPVALVLVLVLVLVLPGPAWTARSDRTMVSEEYVGATVNATVLDARGNPVHMMSSDDGTYGQDSPKVDTRSARVIAPATHHGVVDRQGCDPATRFLVPPRSGHWVALLQRGNCTFKEKILKAAAYNATAVLIYNNSTDKTVRMGHEGTGDTVAVMITEAYGREILAQLERNLTVLVSVVVGQRGPPKNINRGSLVFVSISFIVLMIISSAWLVFYFIQKIRYSSARDRSQRRLGDAAKKAIGKLTTRTVKKGDKVGGALLIIECVRILPCKHVFHKVCVDPWLNEHCTCPMCKLNILKALGIMTSVPCVDSVVLDVERLGVSAASGSQRAPPGNSGQPSISLEPLSPPHPEAPPRTPADITIAVTSGGHFFSRNSLVCEMELPDIQAEVGRYDDNKS from the exons ATGTCCCCTCAGTGGCCCCGTGTCCCAGTGgctctggtcctggtcctggttctggtcctggtcctgccCGGCCCGGCATGGACGGCCCGCTCCGACAGGACCATGGTGTCGGAGGAGTACGTGGGCGCCACGGTGAACGCCACGGTGCTGGACGCCCGGGGCAACCCGGTGCACATGATGAGCAGCGACGACGGGACGTACGGACAGGACTCGCCCAAAGTGGACACCCGCAGCGCCAGGGTCATCGCCCCGGCAACGCACCACGGAG tgGTGGACCGGCAGGGCTGCGACCCGGCCACCAGGTTCCTGGTCCCGCCCCGGAGCGGCCACTGGGTGGCGCTGCTGCAGAGAGGGAACTGCACCTTTAAGGAGAAGATCCTGAAAGCTGCCGCGTACAACGCCACAGCTGTCCTCATCTACAACAACTCCACAGACAAGACCGTACGCATGGGACACGAAG GTACGGGGGACACGGTGGCGGTGATGATCACCGAGGCGTACGGGAGGGAGATCCTGGCCCAGCTGGAGAGGAACCTGACGGTTCTGGTCTCTGTGGTGGTGGGTCAGCGCGGTCCCCCCAAGAACATCAACCGGGGCTCGCTGGTGTTCGTGTCCATCTCGTTCATCGTGCTGATGATCATCTCCTCGGCCTGGCTCGTCTTCTACTTCATCCAGAAGATCCGCTACAGCAGCGCTCGGGACCGCAGCCAG CGTCGTCTTGGCGACGCCGCAAAGAAAGCCATCGGGAAGTTGACCACGAGGACGGTGAAGAAAGGAGACAAGGTGGGGGGGGCtctgttaattatagagtgtg TCCGCATCCTGCCCTGCAA acaTGTCTTCCATAAGGTGTGTGTGGACCCCTGGCTGAATGAACACTGCACCTGTCCGATGTGTAAACTCAACATCCTCAAAGCTCTCGGCATCATG ACCAGCGTGCCCTGCGTGGACAGCGTGGTGTTGGACGTGGAGCGTCTCGGCGTCAGCGCGGCGTCCGGCAGCCAGAGGGCGCCGCCGGGCAACAGCGGGCAGCCGTCCATCAGCCTGGAGCCGCTcagccccccccaccccgagGCCCCGCCCAGAACGCCTGCTGACATCACCATCGCCGTGACCA gcgGCGGCCACTTCTTCAGCAGGAACTCGCTGGTCTGTGAGATGGAGCTGCCGGACATCCAGGCTGAGGTTGGTCGCTATGACGACAACAAGTCCTGA